From Bifidobacterium sp. ESL0790, one genomic window encodes:
- a CDS encoding aminotransferase class I/II-fold pyridoxal phosphate-dependent enzyme has product MAGRVAALVRHDNVVPKSGIGYYMGGVMGESKRESHDCDDKFRKTTGSLSPGGRTSQDEQGRQDEQANNPTSQTAAGGPVVSASSESTNQTASNRNKDSDPAHNDSLGFETRAVHAGYDPYEHNGSVSVPIYQSAAFAMHDAVRGDGLSSGEIEGFSYSRCGNPTVDALERRIADLEGGASAVALASGMAAVSFALLCAAEGGGRLIAPTDLYGASVDAMESFFPQFGIHTDFVNDVNDIDEVESKITPETRAVFAESVANPSTRVTDIEPLAAMLHRHGVALIVDNTVPTPYLFRPIEFGADVVVHSTTKGISGHGNALGGVVVDSGRFDWANGRFPQFTRPELVVSDERRGIWKSFAQAYGPEAFAGRVRTKYLHNLGAVMSPANAYLQLIGLETLPQRFRQESDTALAIARHLQGVPHVTQVNYSALESSPDFALASRYLPNGLGPVLSFRLEGDESHVNRVVDSVKVFSYVPNIGDTHSLIVNPARITHREVPGSYRRAAGVDDQLLRLSIGLERSEDLIADLDLAIEGAY; this is encoded by the coding sequence ATGGCGGGGCGCGTGGCGGCGCTGGTTCGGCACGATAATGTGGTACCCAAATCTGGTATCGGGTATTACATGGGAGGCGTGATGGGCGAGTCGAAGCGCGAGTCGCATGACTGTGACGACAAGTTCCGTAAGACGACGGGAAGTTTGTCGCCGGGCGGGCGAACCAGCCAAGACGAACAGGGCCGACAAGACGAACAGGCCAATAATCCGACAAGCCAAACCGCTGCTGGCGGTCCCGTAGTCAGCGCTTCCAGTGAGTCGACAAATCAGACAGCCAGCAATAGGAACAAAGACAGCGACCCGGCGCATAACGACAGCCTGGGCTTCGAGACCCGTGCCGTGCATGCCGGCTACGATCCCTACGAGCACAACGGTTCCGTGAGCGTGCCCATCTACCAGAGCGCGGCCTTCGCCATGCACGACGCCGTGCGCGGCGACGGTCTTTCGTCCGGCGAGATCGAGGGGTTCTCCTATTCGCGCTGCGGCAATCCCACGGTGGATGCGCTGGAACGCCGCATCGCCGACCTCGAAGGTGGCGCTTCGGCGGTGGCGCTGGCCTCGGGCATGGCGGCGGTCTCGTTCGCCCTGCTCTGCGCGGCCGAGGGCGGCGGCCGGCTCATCGCCCCGACCGACCTCTACGGCGCCTCCGTGGACGCCATGGAATCGTTCTTCCCGCAGTTCGGCATCCACACCGATTTCGTCAACGACGTCAACGACATCGACGAGGTGGAATCGAAAATCACACCCGAGACCCGCGCCGTCTTCGCCGAATCCGTGGCCAACCCCTCCACCCGCGTCACCGACATCGAGCCGCTCGCCGCGATGCTCCATCGCCACGGCGTCGCCCTGATCGTCGACAACACCGTGCCCACGCCCTACCTCTTCCGCCCCATCGAATTCGGCGCCGACGTCGTAGTCCATTCCACCACCAAAGGCATCAGCGGCCACGGCAACGCGCTCGGGGGAGTGGTGGTCGATTCCGGCCGGTTTGATTGGGCCAACGGCCGCTTCCCGCAGTTCACACGCCCCGAGCTGGTGGTCAGCGACGAGCGCCGCGGCATCTGGAAGAGCTTTGCGCAGGCCTATGGGCCCGAGGCGTTCGCCGGCCGCGTGCGCACCAAATACCTGCACAACCTCGGCGCGGTGATGTCGCCGGCCAACGCCTACCTCCAGCTCATCGGCCTGGAGACCCTGCCCCAGCGCTTCCGCCAGGAGAGCGACACGGCCCTCGCCATCGCCCGCCACTTGCAAGGAGTGCCGCACGTCACCCAGGTCAATTACTCCGCCTTGGAATCGAGCCCGGACTTCGCGCTGGCCTCGCGCTACCTGCCCAACGGCCTGGGCCCCGTCCTCTCCTTCCGGCTCGAGGGCGACGAATCGCATGTCAACCGCGTGGTCGACTCGGTCAAGGTCTTCTCCTACGTGCCCAACATCGGCGACACCCATTCGCTGATCGTCAATCCGGCCCGCATCACCCACCGAGAGGTGCCGGGGAGCTATCGCCGAGCCGCCGGCGTGGACGACCAGTTGCTCAGGCTTTCGATAGGTCTGGAGCGCTCGGAGGACCTCATCGCGGATTTGGATCTCGCCATCGAGGGTGCTTATTAA
- a CDS encoding bifunctional hydroxymethylpyrimidine kinase/phosphomethylpyrimidine kinase, with translation MTDINNSNNANDSAAPKSSKTTDEMTMTTNMNTDPDTANIINTNTNGEATQAIAKLLNMQQRYDHDLKHVKPSRLRVLSIEGSDPIGGAGTMADMKAFTAQGVFGYAAMTSVLAQNTQGVTDIVNVEPSFLLAQLKAVSDDADIDAMKIGMLGTPELVQVVREWLVGLFKDYEANGKPRPTVVLDPVMYAKSGDRLLTDEAEQALATLVPLADIITPNAMELAALDEMGNTAESAGGATNAGNTENKPVSNIPSSDEYNETSHANPQAPHSYEEMERLTTSVAARFGVAVYAKGGALALNGSDECTDILAVPSDTDGNAANNAFGALSATTQSNTSNAAENKARITVTRIEGAAVPTQNVHGTGDTLSSTLAALRPQCADWVETAKRAKVWMTGAIAAADNLHIGHGHGPIDFTWQHSPTGLSFTEDYWRRTADIRERIATMPFLERMLDGSLPLDDFSYYLHQDDLYLTDYTSLLALASSRAADPHERAFFADAASFGLEEGLTFHKQWYREHGFTVGREPMSETTAAYLGHEHRFTDTGSYSALVAVVMPCYWVYSVVGQEMERQIRERHIDLAAHPYGLWIGMYADPGFASRTLEELRICDKLADAASIDEYDQMMDAALGSTEHEYRFFNQALTR, from the coding sequence ATGACTGATATCAACAACTCCAATAATGCCAACGATTCCGCAGCCCCAAAATCATCTAAGACCACCGACGAAATGACTATGACTACCAACATGAACACTGACCCTGATACCGCCAACATCATCAACACCAACACCAACGGCGAAGCCACACAGGCCATCGCCAAACTACTCAACATGCAGCAGCGCTACGACCATGACCTCAAACACGTGAAACCCTCACGTCTGCGTGTGCTTTCCATCGAGGGCTCCGACCCGATTGGCGGGGCGGGCACGATGGCCGATATGAAGGCGTTCACCGCGCAGGGCGTCTTCGGCTACGCGGCGATGACCAGCGTGCTGGCCCAGAACACGCAAGGCGTCACCGACATCGTCAATGTGGAGCCGTCGTTCCTGCTGGCCCAGCTCAAGGCGGTCAGCGACGACGCGGACATCGACGCGATGAAGATCGGCATGCTCGGCACCCCCGAATTGGTGCAGGTCGTACGCGAATGGCTCGTCGGATTGTTCAAGGATTATGAGGCGAACGGCAAGCCGCGCCCGACCGTCGTGCTCGACCCGGTGATGTACGCGAAATCCGGCGACAGGCTGCTCACCGACGAGGCCGAACAGGCACTGGCCACGCTGGTGCCTTTGGCGGACATCATCACACCCAACGCGATGGAATTGGCGGCGCTCGATGAGATGGGCAATACAGCAGAATCAGCTGGTGGCGCCACAAACGCAGGAAACACTGAAAACAAACCTGTGAGCAACATTCCGTCATCCGACGAGTACAACGAAACCAGTCACGCAAATCCGCAGGCCCCACATTCCTATGAGGAAATGGAGCGCTTGACGACATCCGTGGCCGCTCGTTTCGGTGTCGCCGTGTACGCAAAAGGCGGCGCTTTGGCGCTCAACGGTAGTGATGAATGCACCGATATTCTGGCTGTTCCATCAGATACAGACGGCAACGCCGCAAACAACGCATTCGGCGCACTGAGCGCAACCACTCAATCAAACACGTCAAACGCCGCCGAAAACAAAGCACGAATAACGGTCACCCGCATCGAGGGCGCCGCCGTGCCAACGCAAAACGTGCATGGCACCGGCGACACCCTTTCAAGCACGCTCGCGGCCCTGCGACCGCAGTGCGCCGATTGGGTGGAGACAGCCAAGCGCGCCAAGGTATGGATGACGGGAGCCATCGCCGCCGCCGATAATCTGCATATCGGCCACGGCCACGGCCCCATCGATTTCACCTGGCAGCACTCCCCCACCGGTCTGAGTTTCACCGAGGATTATTGGCGTCGCACCGCCGATATCCGCGAGCGCATCGCCACGATGCCGTTCCTCGAACGCATGCTCGACGGCTCGCTGCCGCTGGACGATTTCTCCTATTACCTGCACCAGGACGACCTGTATCTCACCGATTACACCTCGCTGCTGGCGTTGGCGAGCAGCCGCGCCGCCGACCCGCACGAGCGCGCGTTCTTCGCCGATGCCGCCTCGTTCGGACTTGAGGAGGGGCTCACGTTCCACAAGCAGTGGTACCGAGAGCACGGCTTCACCGTCGGCCGCGAACCGATGAGCGAGACGACCGCCGCCTATCTCGGCCACGAGCACCGCTTCACCGACACCGGCTCCTACTCCGCGCTGGTCGCCGTGGTCATGCCGTGCTATTGGGTCTATTCCGTCGTCGGGCAGGAGATGGAGCGGCAGATCCGCGAGCGCCACATCGATCTCGCCGCCCATCCCTACGGCCTGTGGATCGGCATGTACGCCGACCCTGGTTTCGCCTCACGCACGCTCGAAGAGCTGCGCATCTGCGACAAGCTCGCGGACGCGGCCAGTATAGACGAATACGACCAGATGATGGACGCCGCCCTGGGCTCCACCGAGCACGAATATCGGTTCTTCAATCAGGCCCTGACCCGGTAG
- the thiE gene encoding thiamine phosphate synthase has product MTTSHCAPLASMRDHFDLSSYLVLGPADTKSWPVADIVREALAGGITFVQIRVKPGDAKTITELARQAADVIAEAGKSDTVPLVIDDRVDVAWQCRDMGIKVDGVHIGQDDMNPVEVRKLLGPDAIIGLSCKVLDEVKAANALPAGTIDYIGAGPLHPSTTKPDCIVIGADHKRHTQDTESINALCTESRYPIVVGGGVKLEDLPDLAQTEAAGWFVVSAIAGADDPQATTKAMVDSWAAARAQRG; this is encoded by the coding sequence TTGACTACATCTCATTGCGCACCACTCGCCTCCATGCGTGACCACTTCGACCTGAGCTCCTACCTGGTGCTCGGCCCGGCCGACACCAAGTCGTGGCCCGTCGCCGACATCGTGCGAGAGGCGCTGGCTGGTGGCATCACCTTCGTGCAAATTCGCGTGAAGCCCGGTGACGCCAAAACCATCACCGAGCTGGCCCGTCAAGCCGCCGACGTCATAGCCGAGGCCGGCAAATCCGACACCGTGCCGCTGGTAATCGACGACCGTGTGGACGTGGCGTGGCAGTGCCGCGACATGGGCATCAAGGTGGACGGCGTGCATATCGGCCAGGACGACATGAATCCCGTGGAGGTGCGCAAGCTGCTGGGCCCCGACGCCATCATCGGCCTGAGCTGCAAGGTCCTCGATGAGGTGAAAGCCGCCAACGCCCTGCCCGCCGGCACCATCGACTATATCGGCGCCGGGCCGCTGCACCCGAGCACCACCAAGCCCGACTGCATCGTCATCGGCGCCGACCACAAGCGCCACACGCAAGACACCGAATCCATCAACGCGCTGTGCACCGAGTCCCGCTACCCCATCGTCGTGGGCGGCGGCGTGAAGCTCGAGGATTTGCCGGATCTGGCGCAGACGGAGGCCGCAGGCTGGTTCGTGGTCTCGGCCATCGCAGGCGCCGACGACCCGCAGGCCACCACCAAGGCCATGGTCGATTCGTGGGCCGCGGCTCGTGCACAGCGAGGTTGA
- a CDS encoding NAD(P)H-binding protein — MSKNIAVVAANGKAGRLIVEEAVNRGMDVTAIVRGENKTKAQHAIIKDLYDLTADDLTGFDAVVDAFGIFDPAKLDEHSTSLKHLADALSGSNTRLLVVGGAGSLYTDEAHTKQLSDSFPDNIKGVPLAMGKALDALRKRDDVHWTYVSPAGDFQADGPRTGKYVLTGEEYTTDADGKSAISYADYAVAMVDEIAADQPHDRERISVRW, encoded by the coding sequence ATGAGCAAGAACATCGCAGTCGTGGCGGCCAACGGCAAGGCCGGAAGGCTAATCGTTGAGGAGGCCGTCAACCGCGGCATGGACGTCACCGCCATTGTGCGAGGCGAAAACAAGACCAAGGCGCAGCACGCCATCATCAAGGACCTATACGACCTTACCGCCGACGACCTCACCGGCTTCGACGCGGTGGTGGACGCCTTCGGCATCTTCGACCCGGCCAAGCTCGACGAGCACAGCACCTCGCTCAAGCACCTGGCCGACGCCCTGTCCGGAAGCAACACCCGCCTGCTGGTGGTCGGTGGCGCGGGCAGCCTCTACACCGACGAGGCCCACACCAAGCAGCTTTCCGACTCGTTCCCCGACAACATCAAGGGCGTGCCGCTGGCGATGGGCAAGGCGCTCGACGCGCTGCGCAAACGTGACGACGTGCACTGGACCTACGTGAGCCCCGCCGGCGACTTCCAGGCCGACGGCCCACGCACCGGCAAGTACGTTTTGACCGGCGAGGAATACACCACCGACGCGGACGGCAAGAGCGCCATCAGCTACGCCGATTACGCGGTGGCCATGGTCGACGAAATCGCCGCGGACCAGCCGCACGACCGCGAGCGCATCTCCGTGCGCTGGTAA
- a CDS encoding helix-turn-helix domain-containing protein produces MKGAKGAAGKSLPACPVETTMTLIGNKWTVLIVRDLLQGTKRFSELRRSVGNVSQKVLTSNLREMEADGLVNRKVYAEVPPRVEYSLTPTGRSLKTVIDAMRTWGTSYQRAMR; encoded by the coding sequence ATGAAAGGCGCCAAGGGCGCTGCTGGCAAATCGCTGCCGGCCTGCCCGGTCGAGACGACGATGACGCTGATCGGCAACAAATGGACGGTGCTCATCGTGCGCGACCTGCTGCAGGGCACCAAGCGTTTCAGCGAGCTGCGCCGTTCGGTGGGCAACGTCTCGCAGAAGGTGCTCACCTCCAACCTGCGCGAGATGGAGGCCGACGGGCTGGTCAACCGCAAGGTCTACGCCGAGGTTCCGCCCCGCGTCGAATACTCGCTCACTCCGACCGGCCGCAGCCTCAAAACCGTCATCGACGCCATGCGCACCTGGGGCACCTCCTACCAGCGCGCCATGCGCTAG
- a CDS encoding hydroxyethylthiazole kinase yields the protein MVNDAYSFANSNLNNPSDLASDDPVRANVLDAAQKVRDTTPLAQSFTNFVTINLVANAQLAAGGTAAMSFLPDDIAGGEAASGASYINVGTLLPFYKDALKEIAEKFQADHHRWVLDPVAAGLGTTRTAILKSFKAAPPTIIRGNASEIIKLREMWELPLDEGDSTSDSASAKQSSGPVGVESADDVEAAEAAARTLARYIARFDAQGQGAVAVSGETDLVTDGERTYRLPGGSAMMTKITGAGCSLGGVTATYLAVADPLTAALAASALYNRASETGEANSHGPGSFQVAFLDGLWSTTPEQIAASPILG from the coding sequence ATGGTCAATGACGCATACTCATTTGCAAACAGCAATCTCAATAATCCGAGCGATTTGGCTTCGGACGATCCGGTGCGCGCGAACGTTCTTGACGCGGCGCAAAAGGTGCGCGACACCACGCCACTGGCGCAATCCTTCACCAATTTCGTCACCATCAACCTCGTGGCCAACGCGCAGCTGGCGGCGGGCGGCACGGCGGCGATGAGCTTTTTGCCCGACGACATCGCGGGCGGCGAGGCGGCGAGCGGAGCCAGCTACATCAACGTCGGCACGCTGCTGCCCTTCTACAAGGACGCGCTCAAGGAGATCGCCGAGAAGTTCCAGGCCGACCACCACCGCTGGGTGCTCGACCCGGTGGCGGCGGGCCTGGGGACCACGCGCACCGCGATTCTGAAGTCGTTCAAGGCGGCGCCGCCCACCATCATCCGTGGCAACGCCTCCGAGATCATCAAGCTGCGGGAGATGTGGGAACTGCCGTTGGACGAGGGCGATTCCACTTCCGATTCCGCCTCAGCCAAACAGTCCAGCGGACCTGTGGGCGTCGAGTCGGCCGACGACGTCGAGGCCGCCGAGGCCGCCGCACGTACCCTCGCGCGATACATCGCCAGGTTCGACGCGCAGGGGCAGGGCGCCGTGGCCGTTTCGGGCGAGACCGACCTCGTCACCGACGGCGAGCGCACCTATCGCCTGCCCGGCGGCAGCGCGATGATGACCAAGATCACCGGAGCCGGCTGCTCCCTAGGCGGTGTGACCGCCACCTATCTGGCCGTCGCCGACCCGCTCACCGCCGCCCTCGCCGCCAGCGCGCTCTACAACCGCGCCAGCGAGACCGGAGAAGCCAATTCCCACGGCCCGGGGTCGTTCCAGGTCGCGTTCCTCGACGGCCTGTGGTCCACCACTCCCGAGCAGATCGCCGCTTCACCCATCCTTGGCTGA
- a CDS encoding NAD(P)-binding domain-containing protein, with protein sequence MASITVFGSGNIGSAVAGIGVKAGADVQVIDRDKSKAAAVSGVTPAVWGEPITGDIVILALPYPAEASVVADYGAQLADKVVVDPSNPVDFGTMDLALPQGVHSAAEELAGKLPDSKVVKAFNTDFAATLASGVNDGAPTTVMAASDSEDARQALQAVVEAAGLRFVDAGALKRASYMEAFGALQMVLAMSGATQWTSGFKVVK encoded by the coding sequence ATGGCAAGCATCACCGTTTTCGGATCAGGCAACATCGGCTCGGCGGTCGCCGGCATCGGCGTCAAGGCGGGGGCCGACGTGCAGGTCATCGACCGCGACAAGAGCAAGGCCGCCGCGGTCTCCGGCGTCACCCCGGCGGTTTGGGGCGAGCCCATCACCGGCGACATCGTCATTTTGGCGCTGCCCTACCCCGCCGAGGCCAGCGTGGTCGCGGATTATGGCGCGCAGCTCGCCGACAAGGTGGTCGTCGACCCCAGCAATCCCGTCGATTTCGGCACGATGGATCTCGCGCTGCCGCAAGGTGTGCATTCGGCCGCGGAGGAACTGGCGGGCAAGCTGCCCGACTCCAAGGTGGTCAAGGCGTTCAACACCGATTTCGCCGCGACTTTGGCCAGCGGCGTGAACGACGGCGCACCGACCACGGTGATGGCGGCATCCGACAGCGAGGACGCCAGGCAGGCGCTGCAAGCCGTCGTCGAGGCGGCTGGCCTGCGCTTCGTGGACGCGGGCGCGCTCAAGCGGGCCTCGTACATGGAGGCGTTCGGCGCGCTGCAGATGGTGCTGGCGATGAGCGGCGCCACCCAGTGGACCAGTGGTTTCAAGGTCGTCAAGTAG
- a CDS encoding ABC transporter ATP-binding protein/permease, producing the protein MLEIKDISKEYKTGDFVQKALDHVSLTLRDNEFVAILGPSGSGKTTLLNIIGGLDRYDDGDLIINGTSTRKYKDRDWDSYRNHTVGFVFQSYNLIPHQTILSNVELALTISGVSRADRRKRAEEALKKVGLGEHINKKPNQLSGGQMQRVAIARALVNDPSIVLADEPTGALDSETSVQIMDLLKEVAKDRLVVMVTHNPDLAHEYATRIVELKDGVIRGDSQPVEPEETKDEKPAVHRTMGKASMSFATAVALSFNNLRSKKARTILTSFAGSIGIIGIALILSVSTGVNRYIADIQKETLTSYPIEINEQTFDMNKIMDTAQATADSKEKAKPRNGIYPDDSSVKGAASVTSGITSNNLSPFKQYLDKPGNDVRKYVGDVGIQYSYSPKFSVFTHDAKGTLVDVDGVKVGGSSAATESAASTFAGLNSSSNDLSGLQSLQISKLTGKTDNNKAPSAFSEIMPGEHADKQPISSVITDNYQMVKGHWPKSSDQVVLVLDKNNEIPLTQVYELGLLPSADYNDMMNKLNSGEKVKTDTSRIDYSKAMDQPLTLLPAADQYVKGDDGHYKYVGNDADQVGKLMDSPSAVKLHVVGVIRANAGAKTTPLAPGVGYTRMLTNTLIDHAKSSEIVAAQKADPSHNILNGMTFAPSDDATKAANAKAYVASLPVSDQANMAKSLMTQAPGGMGAASSNQSADVTAQRNAAAAAAGNSAVASNPQEAISGMGEQQVAQAFSNYLATAPENVLVSIYNQYVSTGTYNGNLADFGVIGRDAPSSIKIYADSFDAKNKIEDAIKQYNDGAKKKDRIVYTDYAGLMMNSVTTIINVITYVLIAFVGVSLVVSSIMIGIITYISVLERTKEIGILRAMGASKHNVSTVFNAETGIIGLCAGVIGILVTLILIVPGNAVMHHFMGTNRVNAALPLSGAIILIVLSVVLTLIGGLIPSRKAAKQDPATALRTE; encoded by the coding sequence GTGCTAGAAATCAAAGACATCAGCAAGGAATACAAGACAGGTGATTTCGTCCAGAAGGCGCTGGACCATGTGAGCCTCACCCTGCGCGACAACGAGTTCGTCGCCATTCTGGGCCCGTCCGGCTCGGGCAAGACCACGTTACTCAACATCATCGGCGGGCTCGACCGCTATGATGACGGCGACCTCATCATCAACGGCACCTCGACCAGAAAATACAAGGACCGCGACTGGGATTCCTACCGCAACCACACGGTCGGCTTCGTCTTCCAGAGTTACAACCTTATCCCACACCAGACCATCCTCTCCAACGTCGAGCTGGCACTCACGATTTCCGGCGTCTCGCGCGCCGACCGCCGTAAGCGCGCTGAAGAGGCGCTGAAGAAGGTCGGCCTGGGCGAGCATATCAACAAGAAGCCGAACCAGCTTTCCGGCGGCCAGATGCAGCGCGTCGCCATCGCCCGCGCGCTGGTCAACGACCCGAGCATCGTGCTGGCCGACGAGCCCACGGGCGCGCTCGATTCCGAAACCTCCGTGCAGATCATGGACCTGCTCAAAGAGGTGGCCAAAGACCGTCTGGTCGTCATGGTCACCCATAACCCCGACTTGGCCCACGAATACGCCACCCGCATCGTCGAACTCAAGGACGGCGTGATCCGCGGCGACTCCCAGCCCGTCGAGCCCGAGGAGACCAAGGACGAGAAGCCCGCCGTGCATCGCACCATGGGCAAGGCCTCGATGTCGTTCGCCACGGCCGTCGCGCTGAGCTTCAACAACCTGCGCAGCAAGAAGGCCCGCACCATCCTCACCTCGTTCGCCGGCTCCATCGGCATCATCGGCATTGCCCTGATTCTTTCGGTTTCGACCGGTGTGAACCGCTATATCGCCGACATCCAGAAGGAGACGTTGACCTCGTACCCCATCGAGATCAACGAGCAGACCTTCGATATGAACAAGATCATGGACACCGCCCAGGCCACGGCCGATTCCAAGGAGAAGGCCAAGCCGCGCAACGGCATCTACCCCGACGATTCCAGCGTCAAGGGCGCCGCGTCGGTGACCAGCGGCATCACCAGCAACAACCTGAGCCCCTTCAAGCAGTACCTCGACAAGCCGGGCAACGACGTGCGCAAATACGTCGGCGACGTCGGCATCCAATATTCGTATTCGCCCAAGTTCTCCGTGTTCACCCACGACGCCAAGGGCACGCTGGTCGATGTGGACGGCGTGAAGGTGGGCGGAAGCTCAGCCGCCACAGAGTCCGCCGCCAGCACGTTCGCCGGGCTCAACTCCTCCTCGAACGATCTGAGTGGCCTGCAATCCCTGCAGATCTCCAAGCTCACGGGCAAAACCGACAACAACAAGGCCCCGTCCGCCTTCTCCGAGATCATGCCCGGCGAGCACGCCGACAAGCAGCCGATCAGCTCGGTGATTACCGACAACTACCAGATGGTCAAGGGGCATTGGCCCAAGTCCAGCGACCAGGTGGTGCTCGTGCTCGACAAGAACAACGAGATTCCGCTCACCCAGGTCTATGAGCTCGGCCTGCTGCCCAGCGCCGACTACAACGACATGATGAACAAGCTCAACAGCGGCGAGAAGGTCAAGACCGACACCTCGCGCATCGACTATTCCAAGGCCATGGACCAGCCGCTCACCCTGTTGCCGGCCGCCGACCAATACGTCAAGGGCGATGACGGGCACTACAAATACGTGGGCAACGACGCCGATCAGGTGGGCAAGCTCATGGACTCGCCGTCCGCCGTGAAGCTACATGTCGTGGGTGTCATCCGGGCGAACGCCGGCGCCAAGACCACGCCGTTGGCCCCGGGCGTGGGCTATACGCGCATGCTCACCAACACCCTCATCGATCACGCGAAATCCAGCGAGATCGTGGCCGCGCAGAAGGCCGACCCGAGCCATAACATCCTGAACGGCATGACCTTCGCGCCTAGCGACGACGCCACCAAGGCCGCCAACGCCAAGGCCTACGTGGCCTCGCTGCCCGTCTCCGACCAGGCGAACATGGCCAAGAGCCTCATGACCCAGGCTCCCGGAGGCATGGGCGCGGCGAGCTCCAACCAGTCTGCCGACGTCACCGCGCAACGCAACGCCGCCGCGGCCGCCGCGGGCAACTCCGCCGTCGCCAGCAACCCGCAGGAAGCGATCTCCGGCATGGGCGAGCAACAGGTGGCGCAGGCCTTCAGCAACTACCTCGCCACGGCCCCTGAGAACGTGCTGGTCTCGATTTACAACCAGTACGTCTCCACCGGCACCTACAACGGCAACCTCGCCGATTTCGGCGTCATCGGCCGCGACGCCCCGAGCTCCATCAAGATCTACGCCGACAGTTTCGACGCGAAGAACAAGATCGAGGACGCCATCAAGCAATACAACGACGGCGCCAAGAAGAAGGACCGCATCGTCTACACCGATTACGCGGGCCTGATGATGAACTCGGTGACCACCATCATCAACGTCATCACCTACGTGCTGATTGCCTTCGTGGGCGTCTCGCTGGTGGTCTCGTCGATCATGATTGGCATCATCACCTACATCTCCGTGCTCGAACGCACCAAGGAGATTGGCATCCTGCGCGCGATGGGCGCCTCGAAGCACAACGTCTCCACGGTCTTCAACGCCGAGACGGGCATCATCGGGCTGTGTGCCGGCGTCATCGGCATCCTGGTGACGCTGATACTGATCGTGCCCGGCAACGCGGTGATGCACCACTTCATGGGCACCAACCGCGTCAACGCCGCGCTGCCACTCTCCGGCGCGATCATATTGATCGTGCTGTCGGTGGTACTGACGCTTATCGGTGGCCTCATCCCGTCGCGCAAGGCCGCCAAGCAGGACCCGGCGACGGCGTTGCGTACCGAGTAA
- the thiD gene encoding bifunctional hydroxymethylpyrimidine kinase/phosphomethylpyrimidine kinase: protein MTADNQPSTYSTEGTTVHPYRLPAVLSIAGSDSSGGAGIQADLKTMMACGLYGMTAITSLTAQNTTGVRASAATTPDMLAAQIDAVFKDIRPDAVKIGMVPTAELIEIIAQRLKYYCANNIVVDPVMIASSGDRLASTAAVDALTGHLLPLATLVTPNIPEAETLAGLRHGAIHDDDSRIDAARRISERCNGCAVLIKGGHGHNGANDLLLANDTTTWFRHRRIVNPNTHGTGCTLSSAIAAELAKGADLVTAVQNAKDYLTGCIAAGLDLGAGSGPMDHAWQWRRDEDTQPMEKEPSDD, encoded by the coding sequence ATGACAGCTGACAATCAGCCTTCAACGTATTCGACCGAGGGCACGACCGTTCATCCATACCGGCTGCCGGCCGTACTGTCGATCGCGGGAAGCGACTCGTCTGGCGGGGCGGGCATTCAGGCCGATCTCAAGACGATGATGGCGTGTGGGCTTTACGGCATGACCGCGATCACCTCACTGACCGCGCAAAACACCACTGGCGTGCGGGCTTCAGCCGCCACCACGCCCGATATGTTGGCCGCGCAGATTGATGCGGTGTTCAAGGACATCCGGCCGGATGCGGTCAAGATCGGCATGGTGCCCACCGCCGAACTTATCGAGATTATCGCCCAGCGGCTCAAGTATTATTGCGCCAACAATATCGTGGTCGATCCGGTGATGATCGCCTCGAGCGGCGACCGGCTCGCCAGCACCGCAGCGGTCGACGCGCTCACTGGCCATCTGCTGCCGCTGGCGACATTGGTGACTCCAAATATTCCGGAAGCCGAGACACTGGCCGGCCTTAGACACGGCGCCATACACGATGATGATTCCAGGATCGACGCGGCTCGGCGAATCAGCGAACGGTGCAACGGTTGCGCGGTGCTTATCAAAGGCGGGCACGGCCATAACGGAGCGAACGATCTGTTGCTCGCCAACGATACGACCACTTGGTTCCGTCATCGCCGCATCGTCAACCCCAACACCCACGGCACCGGCTGCACGCTCTCCAGCGCCATCGCCGCCGAACTCGCCAAAGGCGCGGACCTCGTTACAGCCGTACAGAACGCCAAAGATTATCTCACCGGATGCATCGCCGCTGGACTCGACCTCGGGGCGGGCTCCGGGCCTATGGACCACGCCTGGCAGTGGCGTCGAGACGAAGACACACAGCCGATGGAGAAAGAACCTTCCGATGACTGA